From Phacochoerus africanus isolate WHEZ1 chromosome 13, ROS_Pafr_v1, whole genome shotgun sequence, a single genomic window includes:
- the SERTM1 gene encoding serine-rich and transmembrane domain-containing protein 1 yields the protein MSEPDASSVFSGSMENGTFLQLFPTSLSTSVDPSSGHLSNVYIYVSIFLSLLAFLLLLLIIALQRLKNIISSSSSYPEHPSDAGSSFTNLEVCSISSQRSTFSNLSS from the coding sequence ATGTCTGAACCCGATGCTTCATCTGTGTTCTCAGGAAGCATGGAGAATGGAACTTTCCTCCAGCTCTTCCCCACGTCCCTGTCCACATCGGTGGACCCGTCCTCAGGCCACTTGTCAAATGTCTACATCTACGTGTCCATATTCCTCAGCCTTTTAGCCTTCCTGCTTCTGCTTTTAATCATTGCCCTCCAGAGGCTCAAAAATATCATCTCCTCCAGTTCCTCCTACCCAGAACACCCAAGTGATGCTGGAAGTTCCTTCACCAACTTGGAAGTCTGCAGTATTTCCTCACAAAGGTCCACTTTTTCAAACCTTTCATcctga